CTTTTGGAAGGAGATTTTGAGAACTCCATTGAAGCTTGCACCAAATTCCTTGAAGATTGATGATGAAGATTAGATCCATGCTATCCCTTGCTAGATCCTCCTTTATCACTAGATCCTATTGATTAGGTATTTTGAGATGACTTTGATTTCAATGTAATTGGATCTTAATTTGAGTAGTGATCTCATGAATTTGTATGGATGTTATGTCAATCAATAGATCTTATGTTTAATGCTTTCATATCTTGATCAAATGTGAATTGATGTTAGAATTCAATTATCCATGAGAATGGAGATTGGATTTGGACCTAGATATATGTTGTTCTTTTATGCAATTGCTTAGAGATAAGGAATAAGTatttgtcaaataaccgattatcccaaaaattTAAGTTGTTGGGATAGAGTcatatcaatgattttatattatttctaacacgccccctcacgcaagagcccacttggacTTGAAACGTGGATAATCCATAggtccacctaccatatgcttaaatttcactttttaattagaaagtgaggggagcaaATATCAAACTTTAAACCACTTAGTCAAAGAGATTCttataccatgtcaaataaccgattatcctaACAACTTAagtttttgggataatcggttattgtTAATAAATTAGAGATCTTCTGATTATATACTGATTAAACATATTTTGCTCTATATGTTAGTTTGTGGGAAGAGGATACAATACAAATATAGTTAGTAGCGATGAGTCGTATTAATCCATTAATCTTCTCCTTCAGCATGAGTTGAAGAGATTTTTGTCTTTTGAGGATTAAGAAAGAATTGGACCCTCACCCTCCGCAaagattatcaaaaaaatatcaattacttttttttttttactaaaacataatattcattcattcaaatagaGATAAATCAGATACAAGCACAAATTCAATAGCGCTAAAAACGAAAAGGATGAACTTGGGAACAAACTCACATCatcaagttaatagcataaaacggcatacTCAGAcctacaaataatgtgacaaaataaaagttatCAAAATATTCATGTCTTTGGATCTTCATCGTTGATTACCttgtcattgattgaatctgtaGTTGATCAAAGTAGATCTGTCAATCTGAACCAAACGAACACCataaaaaacaagaaagaaacAAACACCGCACGAAGACGAGACGCACTGAGGCAAagaaatcacaaaataaaacaagagaACTCTAATATGTGTGAAAAccacttatttagattaaagcTGAGGAAAACAGATGCACATGGGTGATTCCGGGTCAAAGAACAACCCAAAACCACCCCTTTTTGAAACAACAAGAAGAAAACTCTCTAGGAATATCAATGATAAGAATCAatgataattattaaaatatcaatgaTAAGAATTCACTATATTTGGTCTATTGATGAGGGATTTTGGTAGTACGCTATAGGTTCTGGATTCGATTCCCAGCTCAtcgtaaactaaaaaaaaatatcaatgataagtgatttaATATAAAGCACTGAGGAtatatttaaatgaaataaaaaaagaaaaaaccataCCTTGTTGTTATTTACATGGAGTTCTCACTTCTCAGTCAAACTTTAGAGTTTAATAAGGAAGTCAGagatattatataataaatatatagtaatttctatttaaaaataGTATAATATTGTTATCAAATTTTtccataaaataatttgatatcataaattataaacaaaagatataaaataaatatgttcattgtaccaaaaaaaagttcatatttaatactttgaccaattttatattttatattattttttgattaACTTCCTTTTTAATAATTCTCTTTCTTTGactaaattcaaatttaatactatatattattatagtaataatttgaataaaataataccttaataattaatgtatacCAACCACAACCACTATCTTATACTCCCTttagtccttaatataaaaagaagttcattttttaaatacattgaaatattaatgtATCCGGTCTTtgatatagactaaatacattgatatttcaatgtatctaaaaagtgaacttCCTTCTGTGTTAAGTACTCGAGGGAGTAACACTACAACACTTACACCTATAAAAAGAGAAGCCACCTCTTATCAATTCTCACTCACTTTCACactcttttttttattcaatatgcATAACCCCACAACCTACCTTTGTTGTTCTTTATATTTACATCAACTTAATTCTCTTTTTACGTTCTATTGATCtcatattgatcatcgatgttTGATTTCACACATGAACCAATAAGCCGTGAAGATTTGGTGCTACAAAAAATTGTGGAGGTAATTTTTATTTCTGTTTCTCTCTCCTATGTTCTTTTGTTGAATTTTACATACATatgttataattttaaaagttgtgATTCACTTGATTATTTATATCCTTAGGGGCCGATGGAGTCCAATTCTATCTTAAACTTGGTGATCTTCAAGAACTTATGTACGTTCTCCTCTTTAATGTGAACCGTAATTGAATCTTCTTCTCACATATCTTAAACTTGTGATTATTATCAGTAGAGTACCGATATTtgaacatcaattttttttataacaattggaCATCATTAGTAAAGTGactttgttttttctctttctcttggttttttttaagtttttttttttcaaaaaacaaaaactccaACTCTCTCTATGTGTTGTCGCAAATGTTGTTCAAACAATGATGTCAATTTATCATTTCTCTTTATAAATGCTTTCTTTATTGTAAAAttacttctttttattttttacataaaattacatGATTTTTAAGACTATGCAAAATTGTGGGGTGTGAAAACATGTAATATAATTCGATCTTAACCTCaatctaaaaaaaaagtacGAACACCTAGCAAGATTTCCTAGTAcgaaaaaaagaagtaaataaTTCAATGTGATCCAAGAAGATTTGAATTTTTCGCTcaacaataatataaaatcgATGACATGTTTACTACATTAAATTGTACACCATCAATAGAAGCACAATGGTGAAGCTAAAAAACTAAAGgagaaaattcattaaaaaaaacaagaaaaactaGCAGATTCATAGTACTACCTTCATGGTAGAAGACGGCAAAAGAGAATGAGAAAGCCTTAAGATCTTAAGGCTTTCTCATTCTCTTTTGCCGTCTTCTACCATGAAGGTAGTACTATGAATCTCctagtttttcttcttctttttttttaatgaaattttccttttgttttttaacTTCACCATTGTGCTTTGATTGATGTTGTAATAATGTGGTAGATATGTcatcaattttatattattgttgAGCGAATATATAATCCAAATCTTCTTGGATTGCattggattatttttttttccgcACTAGGAAATCTGGCGAGGTGTctggactttttttttattacatgatTTCACCCGCACTATTTACATAACCTTGGAAACCTCAAGCTTAATACTGAATTGTGAGTTGTGACACCGAAATATATCCAACATGAGTGTCTATGGACCAAAGTAAAATTAACCTCAAAACAAACTAAATTAAGAAACGTATATTCTCTTAGCATCCTATGTTTGACAGTTAAATTAATGCTTCTTTAAATACCCTTTAATTAGTTCCACatctttttttattcaatatgtATAACCCCACAACCTACCTTTGTTGTTCTTTATATTTACATCAACTTAATTCTCTTTTTACGTTCTATTGATCTCATATTGATCATCAATGTTAGATTTCACACATGAACCAATAAGTCGTGAAGATTTTGAGCTACAAAAAAATTGTGGAGGTAATTTTTATTTCTGCTTCTCTCTCCTATGTTCTTTTGTTGAATTTTACATACATatgttataattttaaaagttgtgATTCACTTGATTAGTTATATCCTTAGGGGCCGATGGAGTCCAAATCTATCTTAAACTTTGTGATCTTCAAGAACTTATGTACGTTCTCCTCTTTAATGTGAACCGTAATTGAATCTTTTTCTCACATATCTTAAACTTGTGATTATTATCAGTAGAGTACCGATATTTGAACATCATTAGTAAAGTGACTTTGTTTTTTCTGTTTCTCTTGGTTTTTCTCTCTCTATGTGTTGTCGCAAATGTTGTTCAAACAATGATGTCAATTTATCATTTCTCTTTATAAATGCTTTCCTTATTGTAAaattacatgttttttttacataaaattacatGATTTTTAAGACTATGCAAAATTGTGGGGTGTGAAAACATGTAATATAATTCGATCTTAACCTCaatctaaaaaaaaagtacGAACACCTAGCAAGATTTCCTAGTAcgaaaaaaagaagtaaataaTCCAATGTGATCCAAGAAGATTTGAATTTTTCGCTcaacaataatataaaatcgATGACATGTTTACTACATTAAATTGTACACCATCAATCAAAGCACAATGGTGAAgttaaaaaacaaaaggagaaaattcattaaaaaaaaacaagaaaactaGCAGATTCATAGTACTACCTTCATGGTAGAAGACGgcaaaagaaaatgagaaagcCTTAAGACGCGGTCTTAAGgctttctcattttcttttgcCGTCTTCTACCATGAAGGTAGTACTATGAATCTGCtagttttcttgttttttttttaatgaattttatcCTTTAGTTTTTTAGCTTCACCATTGTGCTTCTATTGATGGTGTACAATTTAATGTAGTAAACATGTCATcgattttatattattgttgAGCGAATATATAATCCAAATCTTCTTGGATTGCattggattatttttttttccgcACTAGGAAATCTGGCGAGGTGTctggacattttttttttattacatgatTTCACCCGCACTATTTACATAACCTTGGAAACCTCAAGCTTAATACCGAATTATGAGTTGTGACACCGAAATATATCCAACATGTGTGTCTATGGACCAAAGTCAAATTAACCTCAAATCAAACTAAATTAAGAAACGTATATTCTCTTAGCATCCTATGTTTGACAGTTAAAGTAATGCTTCTTTACATACCCTTTAATTAGTTCCACAAAAGAAACAACTATTGTTACCTGgtttaaattatttatgttgttgTTCTTTTTGAGGCATTGTATCTGCAGCTTATCCTTATACGTACTTTATTGAATTAAGGTTTGCCAACAACATAGTTATATCAGACTTTTCGTACATAAGAAACCTCTTTTCAATTTCCTCTTTGAAGGTTTCCACAAGGATATGTTAGTTTGTGGGAAGATGTTACAAATATAATTGGTAGCGAGGAGTCGACATAAAAAATCACATGTTTCTAAAACAATTGTGGTTGAATAACCAATCTATTGGCTTATAAAGTTATATATGATCTGGTTTAATGTACATTTGAAGCATAAGAATTTACTCTCGTGATCTAGTTAATAgaagttaaaaaattgattaatgtACATTGGATGACATTTCCCAAACTTGCATACCTAGAAACGTTCGTGTAAACatatagttttttctttttgggcTCGACCCTCTTTCTCTACTATAAAAAACCGATTaatgaacaaaacaaaattcaGTTACCGTAGAAAATCATAATAATGAGGGATCCAATCCAACTATGTGGTCTAGTTATTATATACATATTAATGAAGGATTATTTGGTTAATGTTGGAATCAAAGGTATGCATGCATTATTATAGTAAAAGAAATCATTTAACAAGTTCCTCCTCCTTCTTTGCTGCTTCTTCAATTTCTCTCAACCCTCCAACTTTTTGTTCTATTTCTTCAATCAACTCCTCTCTCCACAGAGCTTCTCTGGCCTCTGCTTCCAATACCTCTTGCTGCATAACCATAAAAATAGACACAATTTAAAATGTTCCTCCTTAATTTCGACTCTATTATAGAAGTAATTAGTGTTGATTACATCCATGTGGAACAAAAAAATACCGGAAATTGAAATATGAAATTGTTGTTCTTATTGGGCTTTAGCCCTCAtctgtataaaaaaataaaagttgttgttgttcttcttcttcccaaAGTTTTTTCAGAATATCTCATTTGGGTCATGAAAtcatttctctcttttttaatAGTGTAATTCTTTtcgtaaaaacaaaaaatagtgtAATTCTTACTAGAAAATCCATCTTTTAATAGTGTAATTTTTATGTGTGAGCAATGtgtaaaaacaattattatatgTATACAGAGTTTGATTTTTGCTCCCCTATTTGATGCATTTGGTAgtgcataaaaaataaagtaatatgAAAAAGAAATACCTTCTCATATATCCAGTTTCCAGTGCCATCTCCTCCATCTTCTCTATATGTGTCTGAATCGTAATATGGGTCCTAAATCATACATCAAACATGTTCAAACTTCATTCACCAATATACACCAtaacaaaatcatataaaaaattgaatttatatctATCCACAATGACCACACATGAATAGAAGGTAAAATGGGGTGTTCGGGATTCGAATGCCGATTTCTGCATGAATAATGTGATGTCCCTATCACTGAGCTAAGTTAGCGGGTGAGGACAGGTAAAGTGGTTTTTACCTTCATGGAACCAAAGAATAAGACTCCCCAAACGGTGAACATTATGTACCAAGCATCTGCAATaagaaatcaaatttaaaatcataagGGTAAcaacaaaacattaaaaaaaaaaatttgacaaagGACTATAATATGTTATGTGCCACTtacaaacattttttatttgttgatcACTAAGATGCCAAATTGTTTTCTCAGTTATAAGATCTCTTTGTCCTTCCAATTGTTCTACTAGAATTGCCATCAGTGGAATATCTGGTAAACCATTTACTTTACACAAAGATGCTCTTTTTGTCTTGCCATCTAAGACCTTAGTTACAAATACAAATgatcattaaaatttaaactaaacATGGTTTTTGCTAATGCCACACAGATAATATTCTATGAAGCATCAACACAAATACCAGATACAACACAGATACGGTCATTGCGATACTGATAACAATTTGGAAAATTGAATTAATTGAATATAGTCACATGTGTCGAATACTGACAATATGTGTCAGACATCAGATACGCCTTCGAATTTGATCAAAAACATTAGTACTATAGAGATGATAACTGCTAACCCTTAGTTCAAAAGCTTACCTGCAGTGACCTGTGAAAAAGGGTAGAGTTTGAAGTGTGCTTAGGCtgcaaaagaaaaacatatatgCACCTTCATTTTTCAGCTTTGAAACTATAGCAAGTGAATCTCAAGAGATGAAAATTTTAAGAACTACTTTACCAATCTTGAAGATGGATTCACTTCAAATCTTTTTGTTTGAAGACATGAACTATGAATATGTGAATTGAAAACAGTAAAACCAATTATAGCTTCGGCCATGGTTTTGAAAATAAGTGCTTAATTGAAAAGGAGTTGATATTACTGGTCCTTATACATATATGGGATAGAGTGGATAAGAGTAGAATGAAGAACCACCCTTCATGTATGTGCCTCCAACAAAATGGATTTGCGCGGTATTGTATAAATGACCAATGTGTCCTCATTTACAAATATACTCCTTCAATGTCGATCAATTTTATTATgctagattttttaaaaaaaaaacagcgagaaaattaattagtaattagttgttaatgTTAGTGTTTTTCTGCTTCAATTGGAACTAGTATTCAAGGCCTTTTACACCTTACCACCTATAACTCTTAGCTCAAACTAATTGAGCAGTATAACAGATTTTTTATTGTGTATACATACGAGACACAATCTCTCAATCATATAATGTATAAAGTATTTTATTGAAGTAGTATTTGT
This portion of the Trifolium pratense cultivar HEN17-A07 linkage group LG3, ARS_RC_1.1, whole genome shotgun sequence genome encodes:
- the LOC123918705 gene encoding photosynthetic NDH subunit of subcomplex B 4, chloroplastic; translation: MAEAIIGFTVFNSHIHSSCLQTKRFEVNPSSRLPKHTSNSTLFHRSLQVLDGKTKRASLCKVNGLPDIPLMAILVEQLEGQRDLITEKTIWHLSDQQIKNVYAWYIMFTVWGVLFFGSMKDPYYDSDTYREDGGDGTGNWIYEKQEVLEAEAREALWREELIEEIEQKVGGLREIEEAAKKEEELVK